A single window of Streptomyces sp. NBC_00464 DNA harbors:
- a CDS encoding DUF485 domain-containing protein: MATDAPPPEGSTETGPAQPTTEAFVAEQASQEFGELRRSYRSFAFPLTIAFVLWYLLYVLLSNYAGGFMGTKVYSNFNVAFVFGLAQFLTTFLIAWFYSRYANAKLDPKGEAIKSRMEADA, translated from the coding sequence GTGGCTACCGATGCACCGCCGCCCGAGGGCAGTACGGAGACCGGCCCCGCCCAGCCCACGACCGAGGCGTTCGTCGCGGAGCAGGCGAGCCAGGAATTCGGCGAACTCCGCCGCTCGTACCGCTCGTTCGCCTTTCCGCTGACCATCGCCTTCGTCCTCTGGTACCTGCTGTACGTGCTGCTCTCCAACTACGCCGGCGGCTTCATGGGCACCAAGGTGTACAGCAACTTCAACGTGGCCTTCGTCTTCGGCCTCGCCCAGTTCCTCACCACCTTCCTCATCGCCTGGTTCTACTCGCGGTACGCCAACGCGAAGCTCGACCCGAAGGGCGAGGCCATCAAGTCCCGTATGGAGGCCGACGCATGA
- a CDS encoding solute symporter family protein → MSAAYHSHTVVTLAASSTSEHRPLIISLFAVFVAATLGITVWAGRQTKSASDFYAGGRQFTAFQNGLAVSGDYMSAASFLGIAGAIALFGYDGFLYSIGFLVAWLVALLLVAEPLRNSGRYTMGDVLAYRMRQRPVRTAAGVSTIVVSIFYLLAQMAGAGVLVSLLLGITSDAGKILIVALVGVLMIVYVTIGGMKGTTWVQMVKAVLLIAGAILMTFMVLWKFDFNVSDLLGTAAEKSGHGASFLEPGLKYGATGTSKLDFLSLGIALVLGTAGLPHILIRFYTVPTAKAARKSVNWAIGIIGAFYLMTIALGFGAAALIGPDEIKAKNPAGNAAAPQLAEYLGGVGTTGGAVMLAVISAVAFATILAVVAGLTLASSSSFAHDIYANVIRKGKATEKEEMRAARWATVFIGAAAIVLGAFARDMNVAGLVALAFAVAASANLPTLLYSLFWKRFTTQGALWSIYGGLASSVILVLFSPVVSGNAKTSMFKGVDFAWFPLENPGLISIPLGFLLGWIGSLLSKEEPDKGKYAELEVKSLTGIGAH, encoded by the coding sequence ATGAGCGCCGCGTACCACTCCCACACCGTCGTGACGCTCGCCGCCTCGTCCACCAGCGAGCACCGGCCGCTGATCATCTCGCTCTTCGCGGTCTTCGTCGCCGCGACCCTCGGCATCACCGTCTGGGCCGGCCGCCAGACCAAGAGCGCCTCCGACTTCTACGCGGGCGGCCGCCAGTTCACCGCCTTCCAGAACGGCCTCGCGGTCTCCGGCGACTACATGTCCGCCGCGTCGTTCCTCGGCATCGCCGGAGCCATCGCCCTCTTCGGCTACGACGGCTTCCTCTACTCGATCGGCTTCCTCGTCGCCTGGCTGGTGGCCCTGCTGCTGGTCGCCGAACCGCTGCGCAACTCCGGCCGTTACACCATGGGCGACGTCCTCGCCTACCGGATGCGCCAGCGCCCGGTCCGTACCGCCGCGGGTGTCTCCACCATCGTCGTCTCGATCTTCTACCTGCTGGCGCAGATGGCAGGAGCGGGAGTTCTGGTCTCGCTGCTCCTCGGCATCACCAGTGACGCCGGAAAGATCCTCATCGTTGCGCTGGTCGGCGTACTGATGATCGTGTACGTCACCATCGGCGGCATGAAGGGCACCACCTGGGTGCAGATGGTCAAGGCCGTGCTCCTCATCGCGGGCGCCATCCTGATGACCTTCATGGTGCTGTGGAAGTTCGACTTCAACGTCTCCGACCTGCTGGGCACCGCCGCCGAGAAGAGCGGCCACGGCGCCTCGTTCCTGGAGCCGGGGCTCAAGTACGGCGCCACCGGCACCTCGAAGCTGGACTTCCTCTCCCTCGGCATCGCCCTGGTGCTGGGCACCGCAGGGCTGCCGCACATCCTGATCCGCTTCTACACGGTGCCGACCGCCAAAGCGGCCCGGAAGTCGGTCAACTGGGCCATCGGCATCATCGGTGCCTTCTACCTGATGACGATCGCGCTCGGATTCGGTGCCGCGGCCCTCATCGGTCCCGACGAGATCAAGGCGAAGAACCCGGCAGGCAACGCGGCGGCCCCGCAGCTGGCCGAGTATCTCGGCGGTGTCGGCACCACCGGCGGCGCCGTCATGCTCGCCGTGATCTCCGCCGTCGCCTTCGCCACGATCCTCGCCGTCGTCGCGGGACTCACCCTCGCCTCCTCCTCGTCCTTCGCCCACGACATCTACGCCAATGTCATCCGCAAGGGGAAGGCCACCGAGAAGGAGGAGATGCGGGCAGCGCGCTGGGCGACCGTCTTCATCGGCGCCGCCGCGATCGTGCTGGGCGCCTTCGCCCGCGACATGAACGTCGCCGGTCTGGTCGCGCTCGCCTTCGCCGTCGCCGCGTCGGCCAACCTGCCGACACTCCTCTACAGCCTCTTCTGGAAGCGGTTCACCACCCAGGGCGCGCTGTGGTCGATCTACGGCGGACTCGCCAGCTCGGTGATCCTGGTGCTGTTCTCGCCGGTCGTCTCCGGAAACGCGAAGACCTCGATGTTCAAGGGCGTCGACTTCGCCTGGTTCCCGCTGGAGAACCCGGGCCTGATCTCCATTCCGCTGGGCTTCCTGCTCGGCTGGATCGGCTCCCTCCTGTCGAAGGAGGAGCCGGACAAGGGCAAGTACGCCGAGCTGGAGGTCAAGTCCCTCACCGGCATCGGAGCCCACTGA
- the moaA gene encoding GTP 3',8-cyclase MoaA, giving the protein MLIDTYDRVATDLRVSLTDRCNLRCTYCMPEEGLQWLAKPDLLSDEEIVRLVRIAVTQLGITEVRFTGGEPLLRPGLVSIVQQCAALEPRPKMSLTTNGIGLKRTAAALKAAGLDRVNVSLDTLRPDVFKTLTRRDRHHDVLAGLEAAREAGLTPVKVNTVLMPGLNDDEAPDLLAWAVDNAYELRFIEQMPLDAQHGWKRDGMITAGDILQSLRTRFDLTAEEDGERGSAPAERWLVDGGPHRVGVIASVTRPFCRACDRTRLTADGQVRTCLFAREETDLRGALRSQAPDEEIVRLWKLAMWGKKAGSGLDDPTFLQPDRPMSAIGG; this is encoded by the coding sequence ATGCTCATCGACACCTACGACCGGGTCGCCACCGACCTGCGTGTCTCGCTGACCGACCGCTGCAATCTTCGCTGCACGTACTGCATGCCCGAAGAGGGCCTGCAGTGGCTGGCCAAGCCCGACCTGCTGAGTGACGAGGAGATCGTCCGGCTCGTCCGCATCGCCGTCACACAGCTCGGCATCACCGAAGTCCGCTTCACCGGCGGGGAGCCGCTGCTGCGCCCCGGACTCGTCTCCATCGTCCAGCAGTGTGCGGCCCTGGAGCCCCGCCCGAAGATGTCGCTCACGACCAACGGCATCGGACTCAAGCGGACCGCCGCCGCGCTCAAGGCCGCGGGCCTGGACCGGGTCAACGTCTCGCTGGACACCCTGCGCCCCGATGTGTTCAAGACCCTCACCCGCCGCGACCGCCACCACGACGTCCTGGCCGGACTGGAGGCCGCCCGCGAGGCCGGGCTCACCCCCGTCAAGGTCAACACCGTCCTGATGCCGGGGCTCAACGACGACGAGGCGCCCGACCTGCTCGCCTGGGCCGTGGACAACGCCTACGAGCTCCGCTTCATCGAGCAGATGCCGCTCGACGCCCAGCACGGCTGGAAGCGCGACGGAATGATCACGGCAGGCGACATACTCCAGTCGCTGCGCACCCGCTTCGACCTCACCGCCGAGGAGGACGGCGAGCGCGGCTCCGCCCCCGCCGAGCGCTGGCTCGTGGACGGCGGACCCCACCGGGTCGGCGTCATCGCCTCGGTCACCCGCCCGTTCTGCCGGGCCTGCGACCGCACCAGGCTCACCGCCGACGGGCAGGTGCGCACCTGCCTGTTCGCCCGCGAGGAGACCGACCTGCGCGGCGCCCTGCGCTCCCAGGCACCGGACGAGGAGATTGTCCGGCTCTGGAAGCTCGCCATGTGGGGCAAGAAGGCCGGATCCGGCCTCGACGACCCGACGTTCCTCCAGCCGGACCGCCCGATGTCGGCCATCGGCGGATAG
- a CDS encoding DUF3099 domain-containing protein, which yields MSSGKVGGDVRGKQSGAEVFRITGARQGLADDVRGRQRRYVISMSVRTVSVVAAAVLWNVERHVAIVALALGVLLPYVAVVIANAGRENSPSLPSTFVPAPTRLALDTAPVAGPAEPGPENGHVFRSPDPREHD from the coding sequence ATGAGCTCGGGGAAGGTTGGTGGGGACGTGCGGGGAAAGCAGAGCGGTGCGGAGGTCTTCCGGATCACGGGGGCGCGGCAGGGGCTCGCGGATGATGTGCGCGGCAGGCAGCGGCGCTATGTGATCTCGATGTCCGTGCGCACGGTTTCGGTGGTCGCCGCCGCGGTCCTGTGGAACGTGGAGCGCCATGTGGCGATCGTGGCGCTCGCGCTGGGGGTTCTGCTCCCGTACGTCGCGGTCGTCATCGCCAACGCGGGCCGGGAGAACAGCCCTTCCCTCCCCTCGACCTTCGTGCCGGCGCCGACGCGGCTCGCCCTGGACACCGCTCCGGTGGCCGGCCCGGCGGAGCCCGGTCCGGAGAACGGACACGTCTTCCGAAGTCCGGATCCGCGGGAGCACGACTGA
- a CDS encoding GlsB/YeaQ/YmgE family stress response membrane protein — protein sequence MSWLWAIIVGFVLGLIAKAILPGKQEIPLWLTTIFGIIGSILGNAVATWIGVNDTKGIDWTRHVLQLIGAVVVVGVGDMLWASLRGTKQKT from the coding sequence ATGAGCTGGTTGTGGGCAATCATCGTGGGCTTCGTGCTCGGTCTGATCGCGAAGGCGATCCTGCCGGGCAAGCAGGAGATCCCACTCTGGCTGACGACCATTTTCGGCATCATCGGCAGCATCCTCGGCAATGCTGTCGCCACCTGGATCGGCGTCAACGACACCAAGGGCATCGACTGGACACGTCATGTGCTCCAGCTGATCGGAGCCGTGGTGGTGGTCGGTGTCGGCGACATGCTGTGGGCCTCGCTCCGAGGCACCAAGCAGAAGACCTGA
- the tyrS gene encoding tyrosine--tRNA ligase, translated as MTDIVDELKWRGLFAQSTDEDALRKALADGPVTFYCGYDPTAASLHVGHLVQVLTMRRLQQAGLRPLALVGGATGQIGDPRPTAERTLNDPETIAAWVARLRSQIEPFLSFEGENAAVMVNNLDWTAGMSAIEFLRDIGKHFRVNKMLTKESIARRLESDEGISYTEFSYQLLQSMDFLELYRRHGCTLQQGGSDQWGNLTAGLDLIHRLEPGAEVHALATPLMTKADGTKFGKSESGAVWLDPEMTTPYAFYQFWLNVDDRDISRYMRILSFQSIDELTELEKVTEERPQARAAQRALAEELTTLVHGADQCAAVIAASKALFGQGELGELDEATLGAALSEVPHAQVTELVPLVDLLVEVGLAPSKSGARRTVKEGGAYVNNVKAVDGEAAPAREELLHGRWLVLRRGKKNLAAIEVAAG; from the coding sequence GTGACGGACATCGTCGACGAGCTGAAGTGGCGCGGGCTGTTCGCCCAGTCCACTGACGAGGACGCACTGCGCAAGGCTCTCGCGGACGGTCCGGTCACGTTCTATTGCGGCTACGACCCCACCGCGGCAAGTCTGCACGTCGGCCATCTGGTGCAGGTGCTCACCATGCGCAGGCTCCAGCAGGCCGGTCTGCGGCCGCTCGCCCTGGTGGGCGGGGCCACCGGCCAGATCGGTGACCCGCGGCCGACCGCCGAGCGCACGCTGAACGACCCGGAGACGATCGCCGCCTGGGTGGCGCGGCTGCGCTCCCAGATCGAGCCGTTCCTGTCCTTCGAGGGCGAGAACGCGGCGGTCATGGTGAACAACCTGGACTGGACCGCGGGCATGTCCGCGATCGAGTTCCTGCGGGACATCGGCAAGCACTTCCGGGTCAACAAGATGCTCACCAAGGAGTCCATCGCCCGGCGGCTGGAGTCCGACGAGGGCATCAGCTACACCGAGTTCAGCTACCAGCTGCTCCAGAGCATGGACTTCCTGGAGCTGTACCGGCGCCACGGCTGCACCCTCCAGCAGGGCGGCAGCGACCAGTGGGGCAACCTCACCGCGGGCCTCGACCTGATCCACCGCCTGGAGCCGGGCGCCGAGGTGCATGCGCTGGCGACCCCGCTGATGACGAAGGCGGACGGCACCAAGTTCGGCAAGTCCGAGAGCGGCGCCGTCTGGCTCGACCCGGAGATGACGACGCCGTACGCGTTCTACCAGTTCTGGCTGAACGTGGACGACCGGGACATCTCCCGCTACATGCGCATCCTCAGCTTCCAGAGCATCGACGAGCTGACGGAGCTGGAGAAGGTCACCGAGGAGCGGCCGCAGGCGAGGGCGGCGCAGCGCGCGCTGGCCGAGGAGCTGACGACGCTGGTGCACGGCGCGGACCAGTGTGCCGCGGTCATCGCCGCGTCGAAGGCGCTGTTCGGTCAGGGAGAGCTCGGCGAGCTGGACGAGGCGACGCTGGGTGCCGCCCTGTCCGAGGTCCCGCACGCGCAGGTCACCGAGCTCGTTCCGCTGGTCGACCTGCTGGTCGAGGTCGGTCTGGCGCCGAGCAAGTCGGGTGCCCGGCGCACGGTCAAGGAGGGCGGCGCCTACGTGAACAACGTGAAGGCCGTCGACGGTGAGGCGGCACCGGCCCGCGAGGAGCTGCTGCACGGGCGCTGGCTGGTGCTGCGCCGGGGCAAGAAGAACCTGGCGGCGATCGAGGTCGCGGCCGGCTGA
- a CDS encoding metallopeptidase TldD-related protein, producing the protein MSRVSKPHEIVERALELSTADGCVVIADEESSANLRWAGNALTTNGVTRGRTLTVIATVDGSEGAASGVVSRSAVTAADLEPLVRAAEAAARGAGPAEDAQPLVTGVAASPDFTDAPAETSSDVFAAFAPALGDAFARARSGGRELYGFANHEMTSTYLGTSTGLRLRHDQPNGTLELNAKSPDRSRSAWAGRSTRDFKDVDPAGMDAELAQRLVWAERRIDLPAGRYETLLPPTAVADLLIYQLWSATARDAVEGRTVFSKPGGGTRLGETLSPLPLTLLSDPNAPGLESAPFVIAHSSGDGGSVFDNGLPLGRTDWIKDGRLDRLTTTRHTAGQTGLPIAPAIDNLLLEGGGERSLEEMVAATTGRALLLTCMWYIREVDPATLLLTGLTRDGVYLVEDGEVVGEVNNFRFNESPVDLLSRATEAGRTEKTLPREWGDWFTRAAMPALRIPDFNMSSVSPGV; encoded by the coding sequence ATGAGCCGCGTCAGCAAGCCGCACGAGATCGTCGAGCGCGCGCTCGAACTGTCCACCGCCGACGGCTGCGTGGTCATCGCCGACGAGGAGTCGTCGGCCAATCTGCGCTGGGCCGGCAACGCGCTCACCACGAACGGGGTGACCCGGGGCCGCACCCTGACCGTCATCGCCACGGTCGACGGGTCCGAGGGCGCCGCCTCCGGTGTCGTGTCCCGGTCCGCCGTCACCGCAGCCGATCTGGAGCCGCTGGTACGGGCCGCCGAGGCCGCCGCACGCGGGGCCGGGCCGGCCGAGGACGCCCAGCCGCTGGTCACCGGGGTGGCCGCCTCCCCCGACTTCACGGACGCGCCCGCGGAGACGAGCTCGGACGTCTTCGCGGCGTTCGCACCCGCGCTGGGCGACGCCTTCGCCCGGGCCCGTTCCGGCGGCCGTGAGCTGTACGGCTTCGCCAACCACGAGATGACCTCGACCTACCTGGGTACGTCGACGGGGCTGCGGCTGCGCCACGACCAGCCGAACGGCACGCTGGAGCTGAACGCCAAGTCGCCCGACCGGTCGCGGTCGGCGTGGGCGGGGCGCTCGACCCGTGACTTCAAGGACGTCGACCCGGCCGGGATGGATGCCGAGCTTGCGCAGCGGCTGGTCTGGGCGGAGCGCCGGATCGACCTGCCCGCCGGGCGGTACGAGACGCTGCTGCCGCCGACCGCCGTCGCCGACCTGCTGATCTACCAGCTGTGGTCGGCGACCGCGCGGGACGCCGTCGAGGGCCGGACGGTGTTCTCCAAGCCCGGCGGCGGGACGCGGCTCGGGGAGACCCTGTCCCCGTTGCCGCTGACCCTGCTCAGCGACCCGAACGCGCCGGGGCTCGAATCCGCGCCGTTCGTCATCGCGCACTCCTCCGGGGACGGCGGGTCCGTCTTCGACAACGGACTGCCGCTGGGCCGGACCGACTGGATCAAGGACGGCCGGCTCGACCGGCTGACGACGACCCGGCACACGGCCGGTCAGACCGGGCTCCCGATCGCCCCGGCGATCGACAACCTGCTGCTGGAGGGCGGCGGTGAGCGGTCCCTGGAGGAGATGGTCGCCGCGACGACCGGCCGCGCACTGCTGCTGACCTGCATGTGGTACATCCGGGAGGTCGACCCGGCGACGCTGCTGCTGACCGGGCTGACCCGCGACGGGGTCTATCTCGTGGAGGACGGCGAGGTGGTCGGCGAGGTGAACAACTTCCGCTTCAACGAGTCACCCGTGGACCTGCTGTCGCGGGCCACCGAGGCCGGCCGGACGGAGAAGACCCTGCCGCGTGAGTGGGGCGACTGGTTCACCCGGGCCGCGATGCCCGCGCTGCGCATCCCGGACTTCAACATGAGCTCGGTGAGCCCGGGCGTGTGA
- a CDS encoding TldD/PmbA family protein, with amino-acid sequence MPHEVDQSFLALPLRPLADAALARARALGAAHADFRFERVRSATWRLRDARPAGSSDTTDLGYAVRVVHGGAWGFASGVDLTMDAAAKVASQAVAMAKLSAKVIAAAGSDERVELADEPVHGERSWVSAYDVDPFDVPAEEKAGLLAEWSGRLLGAQGVAHVDASLMTVHENKFYADTAGTVTTQQRVRLHPQFTAVAVDATTGEFDSMRTIAPPAGRGWEYLTGTGWDWDAELEGIPGLLAEKMRAPSVEAGTYDLVVDPSNLWLTIHESIGHATELDRALGYEAAYAGTSFATFDRLGKLAYGSPVMNVTGDRTAEHGLATIGYDDEGVEAQSWDLVKDGTLVGYQLDRRIAKLTGLGRSNGCAYADSPGHVPVQRMANVSLAPDPGGLSTDDLIGGVERGIYVVGDRSWSIDMQRYNFQFTGQRFFRIENGRLAGQLRDVAYQATTTDFWGSMEKVGGPQTYVLGGAFNCGKAQPGQVAAVSHGCPSALFRGVNILNTTQEAGR; translated from the coding sequence GTGCCCCATGAGGTAGATCAGTCGTTCCTGGCCCTCCCGCTACGGCCGCTCGCCGACGCGGCGCTCGCCCGCGCGCGGGCGCTCGGGGCCGCGCACGCCGACTTCCGCTTCGAGCGGGTGCGCAGCGCCACATGGCGGCTGCGGGACGCCCGGCCCGCCGGATCGTCGGACACCACCGACCTCGGATACGCGGTACGGGTCGTGCACGGCGGGGCCTGGGGGTTCGCCTCCGGGGTGGATCTGACGATGGACGCGGCGGCGAAGGTGGCCTCACAGGCCGTCGCCATGGCGAAGCTGTCGGCGAAGGTGATCGCGGCGGCGGGGTCCGACGAGCGCGTGGAGCTGGCCGACGAGCCGGTGCACGGGGAGCGGAGCTGGGTCTCGGCGTACGACGTCGACCCCTTCGACGTACCGGCCGAGGAGAAGGCGGGGCTGCTCGCCGAGTGGAGCGGCCGGCTGCTGGGGGCACAGGGCGTGGCGCATGTGGACGCCTCGCTGATGACCGTCCACGAGAACAAGTTCTACGCCGACACGGCGGGCACGGTCACCACGCAGCAGCGGGTACGGCTGCATCCGCAGTTCACCGCGGTCGCAGTGGACGCGACGACCGGTGAGTTCGACTCGATGCGCACGATCGCACCGCCTGCGGGACGCGGCTGGGAGTACCTGACGGGGACCGGCTGGGACTGGGACGCGGAGCTGGAGGGCATCCCCGGGCTGCTGGCGGAGAAGATGCGTGCCCCGAGCGTCGAGGCGGGGACGTACGACCTGGTCGTCGACCCGTCCAATCTCTGGCTGACCATCCACGAGTCGATCGGCCACGCCACCGAGCTGGACCGGGCGCTGGGGTACGAGGCGGCGTACGCCGGGACCTCGTTCGCCACGTTCGACCGGCTGGGGAAGCTTGCGTACGGCTCCCCGGTGATGAACGTGACGGGCGACCGCACCGCCGAACACGGGCTCGCGACGATCGGGTACGACGACGAGGGCGTCGAGGCGCAGTCCTGGGACCTGGTCAAGGACGGGACGCTGGTCGGCTACCAGCTGGACCGCCGGATCGCGAAGCTGACGGGCCTGGGCCGGTCCAACGGGTGTGCGTACGCGGACTCGCCGGGCCATGTCCCCGTACAGCGGATGGCGAACGTGTCGCTGGCGCCGGATCCCGGCGGACTGTCCACCGATGATCTGATCGGCGGGGTGGAGCGCGGGATCTACGTGGTCGGCGACCGGTCCTGGTCGATCGACATGCAGCGGTACAACTTCCAGTTCACCGGGCAGCGGTTCTTCCGGATCGAGAACGGCAGGCTGGCCGGGCAGCTGCGCGATGTCGCCTACCAGGCGACGACGACGGACTTCTGGGGCTCGATGGAGAAGGTCGGCGGCCCGCAGACATACGTGCTGGGCGGCGCCTTCAACTGCGGCAAGGCCCAGCCGGGCCAGGTCGCTGCCGTCTCGCACGGCTGCCCCTCCGCCCTCTTCCGAGGCGTGAACATCCTCAACACGACGCAGGAGGCCGGACGATGA
- the fabG gene encoding 3-oxoacyl-[acyl-carrier-protein] reductase, which translates to MSRSVLVTGGNRGIGLAIARAFADNGDKVAITYRSGEPPAALTEAGVLAVRCDITDAEQVEQAYKEIEEKHGNVEVLVANAGITKDQLLMRMSEDDFTSVLDTNLTGTFRVVKRANRGMLRAKKGRVVLISSVVGLLGSAGQANYAASKAGLVGFARSLARELGSRNITFNVVAPGFVDTDMTQALTEEQRKGIVAQVPLARYAQPEEIAAAVRFLASDDASYITGAVIPVDGGLGMGH; encoded by the coding sequence TTGAGCCGCTCGGTTCTCGTCACCGGAGGAAACCGGGGCATCGGCCTCGCCATCGCCCGTGCTTTCGCCGACAACGGCGACAAGGTCGCCATCACCTACCGTTCCGGCGAGCCGCCCGCGGCGCTCACCGAGGCCGGCGTTCTCGCGGTCCGTTGCGACATCACCGACGCCGAACAGGTGGAGCAGGCCTACAAGGAGATCGAGGAGAAGCACGGCAACGTGGAGGTGCTGGTCGCCAACGCCGGTATCACCAAAGACCAGTTGCTGATGCGGATGTCCGAGGACGACTTCACGTCCGTACTCGACACCAACCTCACCGGCACCTTCCGGGTCGTCAAGCGCGCCAACCGCGGCATGCTGCGCGCCAAGAAGGGCCGCGTCGTCCTCATCTCCTCCGTCGTCGGCCTCCTCGGCTCGGCGGGGCAGGCCAACTACGCCGCGTCGAAGGCCGGTCTGGTCGGCTTCGCCAGGTCGCTGGCCCGCGAGCTCGGCTCGCGGAACATCACGTTCAACGTCGTCGCGCCCGGCTTCGTCGACACCGACATGACGCAGGCGCTCACCGAGGAGCAGCGCAAGGGCATCGTCGCCCAGGTGCCGCTCGCGCGCTACGCGCAGCCTGAGGAGATCGCCGCCGCGGTGCGCTTCCTCGCCTCCGACGACGCGTCGTACATCACTGGAGCCGTCATCCCCGTTGACGGCGGATTGGGCATGGGTCACTGA
- the fabI gene encoding enoyl-ACP reductase FabI — protein sequence MSGILDGKRILITGVLMESSIAFHAAKVAQEQGAEVILTAFPRPTLTERIAKKLPKPAKVIELDVTNTEHLDRLAGLVRDELGSLDGVVHSIGFAPQDALGGNFLNTPFESVATAMHVSAFSLKSLAMACKPLMSEGGSIVGLTFDAQFAWPQYDWMGPAKAALEATSRYLARDLGPDGIRCNLISAGPLASMAAKSIPGFGELADVWNTRAPLAWDMKDPEPAGRGIVALLSDFFPRTTGEIIHVDSGVHMMGA from the coding sequence ATGAGCGGAATTCTCGACGGCAAGCGCATCCTCATCACCGGGGTGCTGATGGAGTCGTCCATCGCGTTCCACGCTGCCAAGGTGGCCCAGGAGCAGGGCGCTGAAGTCATCCTGACCGCCTTCCCGCGGCCCACGCTGACGGAGCGCATCGCCAAGAAGCTGCCCAAGCCGGCCAAGGTCATCGAGCTGGACGTGACCAACACCGAACACCTCGACCGGCTCGCCGGCCTGGTGCGGGACGAGCTCGGTTCGCTCGACGGCGTCGTCCACTCCATCGGCTTCGCGCCGCAGGACGCGCTCGGCGGCAACTTCCTCAACACCCCTTTCGAGTCGGTCGCCACGGCGATGCACGTCTCGGCGTTCTCGCTGAAGTCGCTCGCCATGGCGTGCAAGCCGCTGATGAGCGAGGGCGGTTCGATCGTCGGCCTCACCTTCGACGCGCAGTTCGCCTGGCCGCAGTACGACTGGATGGGCCCGGCGAAGGCGGCGCTGGAGGCCACCTCCCGTTATCTCGCCCGTGACCTGGGGCCGGACGGCATCCGCTGCAACCTGATCTCGGCCGGACCGCTCGCCTCCATGGCCGCCAAGTCCATCCCGGGCTTCGGCGAGCTCGCCGACGTGTGGAACACCCGCGCGCCGCTGGCGTGGGACATGAAGGACCCGGAGCCGGCCGGCCGCGGCATCGTCGCGCTGCTCTCGGACTTCTTCCCGCGGACGACGGGCGAGATCATCCACGTCGACAGTGGCGTGCACATGATGGGTGCCTGA
- a CDS encoding FadR/GntR family transcriptional regulator, whose product MALTSPRRSALADQVIAQLRNQITSGEWPVGSRIPTEPELVEQLGVARNTVREAVRALAHNGLLDIRQGSGTYVVAVSELAGVMHRRFASADPRHVAELRSTLESSAARLAAARRTDRDLKQLDALMRRREETWAAGDAEAFVAADATLHLAVVAASHNEVLTGLYADLGDLLKDYLRDDIGHELRPENHMDHGRLVEAIRAGDAETAAAEAASHALSCLVERA is encoded by the coding sequence ATGGCGCTGACGTCCCCGCGGCGTTCGGCACTCGCCGACCAGGTGATTGCCCAGCTGAGGAACCAGATCACGTCGGGCGAGTGGCCCGTGGGGTCGCGCATCCCCACCGAGCCCGAGCTGGTCGAGCAGCTGGGGGTGGCCCGCAACACCGTCCGCGAGGCGGTGCGCGCGCTCGCACACAACGGACTGCTCGACATCCGCCAGGGTTCGGGCACCTACGTGGTGGCCGTCAGCGAGCTGGCCGGAGTGATGCACCGACGGTTCGCGTCCGCCGATCCGCGCCATGTGGCCGAGCTGCGCTCGACCCTGGAGTCGTCGGCGGCGCGTCTGGCCGCCGCCCGGCGCACCGACCGGGACCTCAAGCAGCTGGACGCCCTCATGCGGCGGCGCGAGGAGACGTGGGCGGCGGGAGACGCCGAGGCGTTCGTGGCGGCGGACGCGACGCTGCATCTCGCCGTGGTCGCCGCCTCGCACAACGAGGTGCTGACCGGCCTCTACGCCGACCTGGGCGATCTGCTGAAGGACTACCTGCGGGACGACATCGGCCATGAGCTGCGGCCGGAGAACCACATGGACCACGGCCGGCTGGTCGAGGCGATCAGGGCCGGCGACGCGGAGACGGCGGCGGCCGAGGCCGCGAGCCACGCACTGAGCTGCCTGGTGGAGCGGGCCTAG